From the Quercus lobata isolate SW786 chromosome 6, ValleyOak3.0 Primary Assembly, whole genome shotgun sequence genome, one window contains:
- the LOC115950522 gene encoding uncharacterized protein LOC115950522 has product MPTNMGCSGWFFRHCLWQLLNTAASLRTFRRGGCLARENQGSFFVGGTGEMHGGFDVWWAQSMLFLNQKSLIWRIVHLNVQGLVRLFVLLSLNEGNSTLEVLNGTNASKFLKGGVITGRCYGCGRCFPVCPYSNIRVVTYIRDTTATADLIKRNGIDAVEIHTSGRQTALFEELWDGLGDSIAHLRLTVLAYLILGIQPYPQ; this is encoded by the exons ATGCCGACCAATATGGGCTGCTCCGGTTGGTTTTTCCGACATTGTCTTTGGCAGCTTCTCAACACAGCGGCATCTCTAAGGACTTTCCGGCGCGGTGGTTGTTTAGCAAGAGAAAATCAAGGGTCCTTTTTTGTTGGAGGAACTGGAGAGATGCACGGTGGTTTTGATGTCTGGTGGGCTCAGTCAATGCTTTTTCTTAACCAAAAG AGTTTGATCTGGAGGATTGTCCACTTGAATGTTCAAGGCCTTGTGAGATTGTTTGTCCTGCTATCACTCAATGAAGGAAACTCTACATTAGAAGTTTTGAATGGTACCAATGCATCTAAATTCTTAAAG GGTGGAGTTATAACTGGACGCTGTTATGGCTGTGGCCGTTGCTTTCCAGTTTGCCCCTACAGTAATATAA GGGTGGTTACATATATAAGAGATACTACTGCTACAGCTGATCTTATAAAGAGAAATGGTATTGATGCTGTGGAGATACATACAAGTGGAAG GCAGACTGCTTTATTTGAAGAACTTTGGGATGGCTTGGGAGATTCAATTGCACATCTGAGACTAACAGT GTTAGCTTACCTAATATTGGGGATTCAACCATATCCTCAATGA